A single window of Hemibagrus wyckioides isolate EC202008001 linkage group LG28, SWU_Hwy_1.0, whole genome shotgun sequence DNA harbors:
- the si:dkey-251i10.2 gene encoding putative defense protein 3, with the protein MQLLLFVAVWLQILSTVAGYPNGAPVDRCGNMTPGHNVLPQTSSSPYTIMISNNTFRPNEPIRVMIEGPVYLGVLLQARSSSGTDAIGTWGIPPPNTKYLACSGNGQSAITHSSIINKNNKTIYTWIPPESLQTAFIRATVVANRTTFWINLTSERLTRAPGGGGNTAADAKMAAASVVFLTLLSSMVVQ; encoded by the exons ATGCAGCTCCTGCTCTTTGTTGCTGTTTGGCTCCAAATTTTGTCCACTGTAGCCGGATATCCGAACGGTGCTCCAGTCGACAGGTGTGGGAACATGACCCCTGGACACAACGTCCTTCCGCAGACGAGCTCCTCTCCTTACACCATCATGATCAGCAACAACACCTTCAGACCCAATGAGCCGATCAGAG tgatgATTGAGGGTCCAGTGTACCTCGGTGTGCTCCTGCAGGCTCGATCGAGCTCCGGCACAGACGCAATCGGGACCTGGGGCATACCACCACCCAACACCAAGTACCTAGCg tgctCAGGCAATGGCCAAAGtgccatcacacactccagcattatcaataAGAACAACAAGACCATCTACACCTGGATTCCTCCTGAATCTCTCCAAACTGCCTTCATCAG GGCCACTGTAGTTGCAAACAGAACCACTTTCTGGATAAACCTCACATCAGAAAGGCTGACCAGAG CCCCAGGTGGAGGCGGTAACACAGCAGCTGATGCTAAGATGGCCGCTGCCTCTGTGGTGTTTCTCACGCTCCTGTCCTCGATGGTGGTGCAGTAG